In one window of Frigoriglobus tundricola DNA:
- the thiC gene encoding phosphomethylpyrimidine synthase ThiC has protein sequence MPLRKATPSSADAGRGTRSDQNTRPFPFGPALRTPRSDRLKMTQLESARKGTVTPEMAFVAAREDLHPELVRSEVARGRMVIPANTVHLSKALEPMCIGVAARCKINANIGNSAVTGRAEDELEKLRTAVELGSDTVMDLSTGGNIDGIRQAIIDASPVPIGTVPAYQIIQNVKDPRDITPRMLLDMVEHQAKQGVDYMTIHAGVLIEYVALTSERVTGIVSRGGSLMAAWMVAHHQQNPWYTHFGELCEIMRAYDVTFSLGDGMRPGSIADANDRAQFAELKTLGELTQKAWDMGCQVMIEGPGHIPMHLVKMNIEKERELCHDAPFYVLGPLVTDIAPGYDHITSAIGAALAAEAGASMLCYVTPKEHLGLPNKDDVRQGVIAYKIAAHAGDIARGRKNVRQRDDALSKARFEFDWNRQFELSLDPETARKMHDETLPQEVFKSAKFCSMCGPKFCSMRITQDVRKLASDAKKLSLELATV, from the coding sequence ATGCCGCTGAGGAAGGCGACACCTTCGAGCGCGGACGCGGGGCGTGGAACGCGGAGTGATCAAAACACCCGACCGTTCCCGTTCGGCCCTGCGCTCCGCACGCCACGTTCCGATCGACTCAAAATGACTCAGCTCGAATCCGCCCGCAAGGGCACCGTGACACCCGAGATGGCGTTCGTCGCGGCGCGCGAGGACCTGCACCCCGAGTTGGTCCGCTCCGAAGTGGCCCGCGGGCGCATGGTCATCCCGGCGAACACGGTCCACCTGTCGAAGGCGCTCGAACCGATGTGCATCGGCGTCGCGGCGCGGTGCAAGATCAACGCCAACATCGGCAACTCCGCCGTCACCGGGCGGGCCGAGGACGAACTGGAGAAGCTCCGCACCGCGGTCGAACTCGGGTCCGACACGGTCATGGACCTCTCGACCGGCGGGAACATCGACGGCATCCGGCAGGCGATCATCGACGCCTCGCCGGTGCCCATCGGGACCGTGCCGGCGTACCAGATCATCCAGAACGTCAAGGACCCGCGCGACATCACGCCGCGGATGCTGCTCGACATGGTGGAGCACCAGGCGAAGCAGGGCGTGGACTACATGACGATCCACGCCGGCGTGCTGATTGAGTACGTGGCGCTCACGAGCGAGCGCGTGACGGGCATCGTGAGCCGCGGCGGGTCGCTGATGGCCGCGTGGATGGTGGCGCACCACCAGCAGAACCCGTGGTACACGCACTTCGGCGAGCTGTGCGAGATCATGCGGGCGTACGACGTGACGTTCTCGCTGGGCGACGGGATGCGGCCCGGGAGCATCGCGGACGCGAACGACCGGGCCCAGTTCGCGGAGCTGAAGACGCTCGGCGAGCTGACGCAGAAGGCGTGGGACATGGGCTGCCAGGTGATGATCGAGGGGCCGGGGCACATCCCGATGCACCTCGTGAAGATGAACATCGAGAAGGAGCGCGAGCTCTGTCACGACGCCCCGTTCTACGTGCTGGGGCCGCTCGTGACGGACATCGCGCCGGGCTACGACCACATCACGAGCGCGATCGGCGCCGCCCTCGCGGCCGAGGCCGGGGCGTCGATGCTGTGCTACGTGACGCCGAAGGAGCACCTGGGCCTGCCGAACAAGGACGACGTGCGGCAGGGGGTGATCGCGTACAAGATCGCCGCGCACGCCGGCGACATCGCCCGCGGGCGCAAGAACGTTCGTCAACGGGACGACGCGCTCTCCAAGGCCCGCTTCGAGTTCGACTGGAACCGCCAGTTCGAACTGTCGCTCGACCCGGAAACCGCCCGGAAGATGCACGACGAGACGCTCCCGCAGGAGGTGTTCAAGAGCGCGAAGTTCTGCTCGATGTGCGGCCCGAAGTTCTGCTCGATGCGGATCACGCAGGACGTGCGCAAGCTGGCCTCCGACGCGAAGAAGCTGAGCCTGGAGCTGGCGACGGTGTGA